The Cololabis saira isolate AMF1-May2022 chromosome 23, fColSai1.1, whole genome shotgun sequence genomic sequence gtccctttaggggctccgtagagcgtttaggggctccgtgtttaggggctccgtagagcccctaaacgctctccAGTTGTcacggtgggtgacgaggaggttcccggcttgtcttcaaacacagagggacacgatcagcgctattatattataagtctgatttgtgatgacattattaagagtatgacatgaatctggcttcatttcaccacctcaccgcctgcgtcgccagttccccatatcttaagtatcttcctacgggagggtcggggttggcgtagagatacgcagatttttcggttagttttttctttttaaatcccaacctttgcatagaaggtggcttgcgcatctttcaagccctgttttgtgcgcaagcaagttttataaatgaggcccccgGTCCGCTGGAAGATAAATCCAGAAGCAAAACCCAGGTCGTCTCTCCCGGGTCTTAGTTTCTCCAGGTcgtctctcccgctgggtcgtCTCTCTCGGTCGTCTCTTCGGGTCGTCTTTCCCGGGTCGTCTCTCCTGGGTCTTAGTTTCTCCAGGTcgtctctcccgctgggtcgtCTCCCGGGTCGTCTCTTGGGTCGTCTCTTGGGTCGTCTCTCCTGGGTCTTAGTTTCTCCGGATCGTCTCCCGGGTCGTCTCTCCGGGTCGTCTCTCCCGTGACTCAGATATCCAGGGTGACCCAGGTTTACGGAGACGAGGAAGCAGCTGCTGGATGATTATTGATCCTCGGTAACTGATCATCTGTTCGTCTGATTGCTGATCGATTCAGAGTCTGCAGGCGAGAAAACCTCCAACCCTCCATATGGTTTGTCCTccgtcctccttctcctcttcctcctcctattcctcctccacctcctcctgttCTTCCTCATcgtcctcctcatcttcctcctcttcttcctcttcctcctcctcctactcttcttcctcctccatcctccatctcttcctcctcttcctctcatcTTCCTCCTGATGAGGCTATTTCACACACAATCATCCAATCAGAGCCGGTCGATCGGGTTCCTAATCAGTCGACACTCATTTATCTGGTTTCTGCAGAGCTGAATCAGCTGATCAGGACCAATCAATACCGAGCTGTATCAATCAGAGGGGATGAAACAAACCTGGATATGTGGGTTGTTACGGCCCAGTCTAGGCGTGCCTAGGACACAACATGATACGGCCCCATCTTCCCCAAGTAGCCACAAACAAGATTTGGTTTCAATACaaaagtgatttatttacacaaaAGTAAATCAACATATAACTATCTTGAGAAGTAAACTGAGACTGAGCTACTAGGCTTCAgggtggaaaaaacaacaaaaaaaagggtcCCTAACTAAAATAAACAGGGGAAAACAAGGTTAACAGAACTGGCAGCCCACCACTTACTACTCACAAGTAACTAATTTCAAAACAGATACAAAAGTTCTAAGCAAAGGTGTGGCCGGttgggagaagaggaggatgagagaGCCTGCAGCCCTCtggtggccgccatcttggatcctTATATATCAGGTGGTTGTCACCGCCCAATCACCGCCCAGGGCATGGAACCTTCCCACCAATGACCGCACGGCTGTGGCACACACCTATCTGCATATTAAATTAACACAAGAAAATCacagggcacacacacacacacacgacagcCTACAAAAATATGACCACAGTCATAACATGCGTTCATTAGACGCtattgttatttgaccatttgtCTAAAATCCTTTTACAAATTTAATCAACGTTGTCTGTTGATGAAGTATTCAAACTTTATCTTTCaccttcagtttttttttatttaaaaaaaaaggcttgaaAATGCTTGGAGGAAGATTGTGTTTCTGTCTTCAAACTAAAGCAAATCCATCAAAGCTGCAGAAACTCTGCGTCTCTGCTTCCACCTGCTGGACGGAGTCCGATCCTTCAACCTGGCGAGTAAATACCAGAAAACCAGCTGTGGACAGAACGAAGATGGACGGATTCTGGACggaataaatattttgtatctgtaaataaacgttgtacttgtagaaatattttttgcacatgcacaaaatatttctacaagtacaaatatgttttgcacatgcacaaaatatttctacaagtaccaattttttttgcacatgcacaaaatatttctacaagtacaaatattttttgcacatgcacaaaatatttgtacaagtacaaatattttttgcacatgcacaaaatatttctacaagtaccaaTTGTTTCTGcgcatgcacaaaatatttctacaagtacaaatattttttgcacatgcacaaaatatttctacaagtacaaagtttatttacagatacaaaatatttatggctttaatttgagcccataacaTCAGCGTTCAGGTGTGTGTAAACACCACACCacaagggaaagacatcagcaatgggtTGTAAAAAAACATGATTGTACTAAAAAAGAACTgaataatcacatttttttttaaatgttttttaattattctttGAAGACTTTTACAAACAGATGAAAATCTGAGAATCTTCTCTTCTGAGAATCCAAAAAACTGTTTAAagacaaaatctttttttttctcttattgatCGCTGGCGTCACTTCCCGGGTCCGAACTTATCAGAAGTCGCTGCTCCAGCTATTTCGTCTCCTCCACCCTGAAGACTCTCGCCCAGCTTCGCCAGAGCACAGGTACTGACGGAGCAGCCCGTGGTGGACCTGGAAGGTCATCAATACAGAGGTCATCAATACAGAGGTCATCAATACAGAGGTCATTGTGCGTCTACTCACCCGCTGAACGCAACCCCAGAGTTGTTCCTGTGAAGCAGAAAGCTCTGACTCAGATTTCTGCTGACATCTGCTAATATCCATAAACACATCCTAAAATCTGCTAATATCCATAAACAATACAACTTTTACACGGTTTCTTTGATCGTGAGGCTGCAGACAATTTGAATAATATCTTCTGAGGCCTGGAGGAAAAttcaaaagagaagaagaacagATCTACCAATCACATTCCCCGATGGGGAAGCATGAACTGGGTTTTAGTTATCAAACAGCTACTTAACGATTTCGGTAGAGCTGGATGTCTGAGCTGTGAGTAAAGACTTATCGGAgcctaaaggctgaaatatgcttctgcgtcaaaccaacgccgtgcacacgccgcagccgtgacgccgtgctgaacccttctgacttctccgtcactccatttggtcgcggtgcagtaccccccgcggccactagttagcgatctttttctgaatggtttatccaactttttccggtcacagtaaatcaaagaaataaggacaactattgtgcaaaaaacaaaaacaaaaaaaatcacacataaacaaagaaaagagccctggaagttcactactgattcaaaccggaaaccggaaatgcttcgctttcaaacgaaccaatcacagccctcttggtctgcgtgtggacggcgtctcctcgacgcgtagttacaattttcaggaggtgcacgtcagagacggcgcaggtgacggcgtgtcctctgcgtcgatccaaaccacacgccgtaggcacggcgtcattttgacgcagagcataactgagcctttaaTCTTCCTGTTTATCATGATGTAGCTGGTCGTGCTGCTAACTGGACCAGTGGACGACCCGTTAgggttctggggcctcatttataaagcttgcgggcgcacaaaacagggctttaaagatgcgcacgccaccttctacgcaaaggttgggatttaaaaaaaaaaaacttaatgggaaaatgtgcgtatctatacgcaaactttgatcctagcgcacgaacattttgaagattcgGGGAACTGatgacgcagacggtgaggtggtgaaatgaagccagattcatgtaatacttttaatgtcatcacatatcagacttttaATATAATAGCGTTGattgtgtccctctgtgtgtcgttttcctggcctccacttatccacaacatctcggtctccgtgaaatttagtggcacggtggctcgacacgtctcattcatcctgacgcacagcagaaacaggctgcaggaagccgctgcgcatgctcatttatatgcaaatacagtcatcaagtagtttgcattgaccattcatggtagaaagtgCGCAactttccagctggactgtgatttataaagcaaacattgcgtgcagatgtgcatgCACACTGTTTtgtaaatcaggatttttttgagcgcacgtacacctacgcactcttttataaatgaggcccctggttggTGCTGAGGCGTCTGGACCTGAAGCTTAGCTTAGCAGTTAGCAGCGACTGCCTTGATCAAGCAGTCCCGAtcccccccctacccctacttttcatccctacccctaaattttgcgcgttcccgtgggggtagtggtgtcccaattcctctttgcatctagagGTAATTGCctaaacgagggctagtgggtatcaatctagcccttcagagccaaggttttcagatgctgactcgctgaccgaggacaagagaaaatttcccagaatgctttacgtcatcatttgcagactgaattaaacaaaaaaacatggcggacatttcttattttttagtgaataaaatcaatattttgagttagtttctgcataaaaatgccttttgattacatttctagcgagaaatatatattttactttcagaatattcactcagtgattgtacataatcactcgtttgctcgttgttgtgttgttttttcagatctcgccagaataaaggctgatttatggttccatgttacaccaacgcagagcctagagggctctgcatcgatttaacgcggaacactaaatcagctcccgagccggtggctcttctcatcccgaaaacattggatcaaatttcttaacaggcgttatttggataaaccgagcccaggttggggatcttaacggttacttttacgcctgaaaaaatatgaaaacttaataaagtggcatattaacagcgctacagctgaaattaaaacagcttttagctcttggcttcctgatatggtgtgacgtatgtgcaaacgtaactacgcagtcgcttatgtACCCAAACGTAAACCacacagtgacgtagcaagtggtgtcccaatccctagggaagattacaagggccctacgcctgtggcttcatttttagggctagtggtagaaagtagggggcgtattgggattggccctaagcaACTGGGAGCAGCGACTGTGCACCCCGCGTACAGAGGCTCAAGTCCTCTTCACCATGGACCCGGGTCCGAGTCCTGACCCGGACACTTGTGAGGAGTTCAGTAGTTGCAGGGGCATTTACTCACCCGTAGATGATGGGCCCAGTGAAGTTCCTGTGAAGCAGAAAGCTCAGATTTAGACGAATGTTTGAAAGGACGTCCTGATCAAATTCTGCACACATTCACGGGTCAAAGCTCACATCTCGACTGGCAGGCCGATATCCAGGACGATATCCAGCGTGTTGTTGACGTTGGGATAAGAATCGGGcctgaaacaggaaacagaaacACAATTATGACTCTGACTCTACATCTGAAAAGTTCTTGTTTTCTCTTGAAAGACTCCTGAACGTTTATTCATGTGACGCAATACCCATAAACACCTGCTAACACCTGCTAATACCCATAAACCCCTGGTGATCACTCGCTGCCATGATATTTTAACCGCCAGGACATCATGACTCACACAGTGCCGTTGGTCCGGCGAGGAATCTCCGTGCTCAGCTCCTTCCTGCAGACAGGAAACAGAAAATCAGCTGATCGTTGATGTCCAGACGGAGTTGCAGCTGACGGAGTTGCATCTCACCCGGACGGCTCGCGGGGAAGCGGGACAGGACCGGCGGAGACCATCACCGCCACGGCCAGGAGGATCACCACGGACCGAGAGGACGCCATGCTCTGATGTCACTAGGTTGACGGGAGACGTCCCCCTGGACTTATACGTCTGCTCCGAGGTCACATGATGCGTTCGCCGTCATCCGGTGAAGGCCGGCCCCCCTCTGTGTTGTTTTAACAACGCAGGCCGATGGTTGCAGCCCTGACCACGGCGCCTCCTCCTCCGTGTTTCAGGGGGGAGCGGGagctacaacaacaaacacctGGACCCTGAACCAACGCCGTGTTTGGGATCAACGAAGCTCCGGTCGTCAGACGGACGTCCTTGCGTTCGTCTCCAGGACGATCTGACGCCCAGAGAGGTTCACGGTCTGTTCAGAGACCCGGTCCGCTAGAAGTTAAACCCGGAAGTAAAACTCAGCATGATTTATCTAAAGACCTGGGAAGAAAAACAGGTGAAGTCTCTAACATTTCCCAGAACCCTAAATCCTGTAATCGGAGACGTATTGAGGGATAACACCTTGATTTCCTTCCAGATGTTACAGGAGACGTTCAATATTCCCAAGCACCATTTTTGGGGGTATTTACAgattagaaaacattttatagCATTATTTTACTCACTTCTCGGCTCTTCCGTCACCTTCCACCTACAAGACATCTCTCAGATGGGAGAAAGACTTGAACAATGAATGTATTGAGGATGACTGGCAGGTATCTATACGGCCGATCAGGCATCTATACAGCCGATCAGGTCCACATCTACTTTGAACCGCTAGAGAGAAACTCAGAACAACAGATACttcacatatacacatatgatCACTCCATCTCTCTTCTGTACCAAATGAAACTTACAAAGGGACGTGTTTTCATCACTTTTGGGAACGTAAATCGATTTCCAGATTCCAAAAGTGGTCAGTgggatatttaaaataaaaatgaagaaagaCCCTGCAGTTTTCCTCTTAGGCCTTAAATCTCACTACTTCACATTATAAACTCTTTGATAAACTCCTTCTAGCTGCTCGAAAGTGCAAAACTGGATCAAAACTCTCCCTCCCAGTGTCACCTTTTGGTGCAGAGacatttttaacccaccccccTCTCTCATGCCGTTGTAATGAGCAGGGACAGGTTATTTAGTTAGACAAGGGGCCAACACTGGACGAAGGCCGGAACCGTGGACCGCTGGGAATGTCCTGCGGCGTCTTCAGCATGGGCTTAAGTAGCTGGCTCATTCCGGGTCTCGTTTTCATAGCaacagttgaaatgttgatgtTTGGACTAATTTGACATTATTTAGCACAATAGCTGGGAGGGGATATGTCAAAAccataaagattgtgcacttggtgacaagtttttgatatttggcatggtgttagttatggacataaggttttcaaaatcgacagcaaacaaattgggacggccccctagtggccggtttgcagaaaattcgtGCAATTCATTCACCAATATCATCTAACAATGAATAATAATTcagctaaataaaatgatatgaaCATCCCCCTCCCTGGCATGCCCTCGTcagatttttattatatttatcaggatatttaattgtgcagacatgcctcgtaaggagaggaggttgagagttatttatgttgattcagatctgtaatgtttttctgtcattaCCTTAGTTTTGATTAGTGGGTATCCAGActtattatagttttgtatttttcctttagtttcagtattagttttagtttgttattattACACGGGGTATTTGTCGTGGGTAAGGTTTAAGAAGTTTAGAGCAggcattacaatacaaaacacaacagtgttttgtattgtaatgtaacaaagtaacaaatgtaacaaagttATTGTCGGCAAGTGTTAAAGTCGTGTtccatgtgtccctttttaCATTTCAGCACCTGCCCCTCCAAAGGTCTCTGCACGTCCCTGAGCACTTGTGTGATGTTCTTTGTATATAACTtcttctcaataaaaaaaaaaaaaaacggtccagaaccagaatcatctttattgcaTCAAACATATATTTCATAATTTAACACATCTGACAGAAACACATTTAGGAGCAGAGCAGGTTTGATCTGAGCACGACAAACACGCACATTAGAAACTTGGTCACGTGGAGACTGAAGGGAGCCGGGACCGGGTCGGTGGTTCAAAACCACCGGTTCGGGCCCCGGTTCGGGGTCGGGTCTAGCGGAAGTCCTCGGCCGAGAACATGCCCTTGGCGCGCCGCAGGATGGAGTCCTTGGACGCGTCGTAGGGATGCTCCTTGGAAGGGATCTCCAGCACCGCCGGGATGGACTCCATGTGCGCGTCGATGGCGTGGCGGATCATCTCCGCGATGAACTGGTTGATCAGGATGATGCCGATGTCGTTCCGGGCCAGGAAACTCCTGCAGGGGATGGAGAAGTTCGGGTCAGAGATCAACTCTGGATCAACGGAACCGAACCGACCCGGGAGTGAAAATAAGGAGGTAAACGGAGCTGAGCCGCAGACGAGGCCCGgcgtcgtgccaaaaagtgattacctgccagaatctgatttctcccctgaaaatgggtctttttacctgctaaAAAtagattgaaggccaaatacaattaatgaaaggttgttactacctaaatatgatttgatctcattcttcagcttcataatataaacactagagctcacaggattacttttaactcttttaaaggaccattacaacacaaaataggcattttcacctgccaaaaattgattgaaggccaaatacagttaatgaaaagttgtttctgcctaaatatgacttgatctcattcttgagcttcataatctgaaaatctgacgttttagcgctctcactcaacgggctgctgtgcgcgctcccgcggccagaaatcagaagaaatcagattctggcagacaatcactttttggcacaacacctgtTCTGATGGGTTCGGTTAATGAAACACAAGTTTAGGTGATAAGGAACTTACATTAAAGGTAAATTGTGTTTGATTGACGGCAGAATCAGTTTATAAACGTTTATAAACTTTGATCTCATGTATTTAAcctaaatatatgtatatacagtatgcgtgtgtgtatgtatgtgctaGTTTTTAAAAgcgaactttttttttctgtgaaaagggtaggcgtcataagcttaggcttcagtctacaccttttggtccttggtttttagttaaaattatattattattacactgacgatttacacctgtactttgggttatttgtgttgtggaaattgaaaggaccaataaaataaaatacaaaaaaattaaactggATTTTAAAACGTGGTTCAGAATTTATGGAATTAAATTAGTGTTTACTGTTTTATAAGAAAAATAATTAGAAACATTAACATACCTTATGTCAGTGTCATATGTATCTCTGTGTATTAATAATATTTGGGTTATTATTGATTTTTGCGCGATTTAACGCATTCATTTAGGTCCTTTTATACCCGTTTCAGCAGCTTCTTTATTCTCCTTTTGTCTGAATATGCAGTCCAGTCATGTGATCATCTTGCTGTGAGGTGAGTCAGGATGACCCAGAACTCTTATTAAAGAAACCCCTGAATAAACGCTGTTAATCACAATTTCTGGTGATTGTTCTCCTTTTCTTGGAGCCGTTTCACTCCAGGACGGGTTGACTTAACATTTGGAGAGAAATTAAACAGGATTCCTGATTTTACAGCTCTTAAATCAGGTTTAAAACAAGCATGATCACTTCAAAAAGACATGCATTtaacaaataaattaacttatttataataattcccttttttttcctgttaaagTGTGATATTATTGAGGTCATTCTATACAAATACCCTTCAAATCAATTAAATATTCTCACCAATAGAACTTATTATAAGCATACAATAGATATTTTGAATGTATTATTTATCTGTTGACTGTGTATACATTTGAACAATCCACAAAATGAAGTCTCTGAGGAATGAAATGTGTTTATCTGCATGGAGTTTGGTGGAGTTGGGGTTCAAACTCCTCCAATTAGTTCTCAGGGTATCAAACAACCTCAATTAATGAGGTGAGATGTATTAATggagtctggttttacaggttcAAATCAATAGGAAACATCCGGTTTTGACTAATGGATCTAAGGCCGAACTGCCAGAATGATCAGTTCCTCAAATGATCACCTGTCATCCTCTCAGGTACCGTCGGTGTCGGCCCGTTTTTGGGGTGGACTGGTAAAAACGGGACTTTTTTTGAATGGAGTCTGGTCCCACGGGTTCTGACGTACTCACACAACATGAGCCCAAACGCACCGGACCAGAGTCGGTTCAGATTTCTGTCAAAATAAGGCCGTGCTGGGCCGAACCTTCGTGACATCATCACGAGTGATTGTAAATACCCTGATTAGTTTGAAAATCGGGAGTTTTGATTATCTGACGTTTGGACCGTCGGATGGGCGTGCGCATGCGCGCCCGGCCTTACTTGAAGGTCTCCTCGATCTCCGTGATGCTCGTGTCCTTCTCCACCACCAGGAAGTTGGGTTTTCGGTTCTTGTTCAGCTCCCCGACGCCGCCGAGCAGGAAGCCCGTGCACGTATCCTCGTCCCCGATCACCGCGATCAGCTTTCCGCGCCCCGCCATCACGATCCGCAGCTCGGTGGGTTCAGCGGAGAGACGCAGCGGTCATGTGATCCGGGTCACGTGATCGGCACTTCCGCCTCCGAttagcccccaccttttttttttttatttattgaaaatatCTTTATACACAAACAAGGGCATCAATCTTTATCAAAATGTTTCAAGGTACAGGTGCATTTGagagaaaacagaaggaaaagaaaataaacaaaatgaaaatatgttatgtttagatatttatgtggatatttatgtagtatatattatatgttgagagggatagttataattatgtaatatatgttatatatttttatgtatgtagcatatatatatttatagggatatttatgtagtttatatagtgtatatttatatagatgtatataatatttgtattttctatattttGACATAAtatgtatgtaatatttatattttctatataggCTACTTGTAtcgataattatgtagtaataggcatgtttacgtagtatttaatagacgactatatttatatggatattgtgtagatataataatagcaataatgtaaattcataaagttataaaggggtaggaactaggaaaaagtgtatacttcttcctactccattttcgaagatgttactgtttattttttattttttttatttttatatacgtgttcgaaataaatgcattaattaattcattcattcattcattcattcattcattcatacaataGGAAAATTATGAAAGGGGCTAGGGCTTATCTAATAAATTATATTCAACAATTAGGCTATGTTCAAAAGTTGTATTGCATTACATTTTGTCAGTTTTTAAGGGCTTTAGAAAAGTAAAGGAATTCGTTATGGAAAACACAAAATCGAGGTTTCACTTTCATATacttggatttgtggatgtggaatttaccCAGAATTATGATATTATTAATCAGAAAGTCATCATTGGTATTGTCCATTGAAAGTCCAAAAATAATAGCTTTTCATGAGAAGTCTTGCAGATCAAAAACCTTTGGGTGAAGCCAATCATGTATATCCTTCCCAAGGGTATTAGAATATatgcattcaaaaaataaatgatcagtGGTTTCACATTCATCACAAAATACACAGTTATTATTTTCAATACCAAATCGCTGTCGCAAAAAGTCACTGGATGGGTTTACACCATTTAAGGTTTTAAAATAGAGTTCTTTTGCTTTGGGAGTATTGTCCACAGCCCCCACCTCTTTCTGATGGTAACCAATACTTTGCAGGAAATTATGATTTTTAACCATTATTAAATCTCATCATACT encodes the following:
- the atp6v1f gene encoding V-type proton ATPase subunit F, producing MAGRGKLIAVIGDEDTCTGFLLGGVGELNKNRKPNFLVVEKDTSITEIEETFKSFLARNDIGIILINQFIAEMIRHAIDAHMESIPAVLEIPSKEHPYDASKDSILRRAKGMFSAEDFR